The Toxorhynchites rutilus septentrionalis strain SRP chromosome 3, ASM2978413v1, whole genome shotgun sequence genome includes a region encoding these proteins:
- the LOC129779575 gene encoding astacin-like → MNGWIRLAILTVLLCGIVTARRGRFRVPIRKGHKRGDRHFAIRPHDEVGRRMRHYKRSVNKTFPFEQGMGIYFQGDIMLRPELEENAIRSDNNPNVRWPNGVVPFKITGKFTADEIAIIKKALSNISAQTCIRFVDCQNGQICLPIDNSASGCWSYVGRSDYQQYNNVNLQTPGCMTTGTVTHEILHALGLYHEHIRPDRDEYLLIDRSALLPEYNTTTFWAANYEKMQYPQVELFGLSYDYGSVMHYSRYAAAASSNKPVFVNKKPWNKDFGNEVGMSASDITRVKKMYCNALSG, encoded by the exons ATGAACGGCTGGATTCGTTTGGCAATACTAACCGTGCTGCTCTGCGGCATTGTGACTGCTCGAAGAGGACGGTTCCGGGTTCCAATACGGAAAGGGCATAAGCGTGGAGATCGTCATTTTGCCATTCGGCCTCACGATGAAGTTG GTCGTCGTATGCGCCATTATAAACGAAGCGTGAACAAGACATTCCCGTTCGAGCAAGGCATGGGCATCTATTTCCAAGGCGATATTATGCTGAGACCTGAACTGGAAGAGAATGCCATACGTTCAGACAACAATCCGAACGTAAGATGGCCTAATGGTGTTGTTCCAttcaaaataactggaaagttca CTGCTGATGAAATAGCTATCATCAAGAAAGCTTTGAGTAACATTTCTGCTCAAACATGTATCCGTTTCGTTGATTGCCAAAATGGTCAAATATGTTTACCTATCGATAACAGTGCATCTGGTTGTTGGTCGTATGTTGGAAGGAGTGACTATCAACAATATAACAATGTGAATTTGCAGACTCCCGGTTGTATGACAACTGGTACCGTAACCCATGAAATTTTGCATGCTCTTGGACTTTATCACGAGCATATTCGTCCTGATCGTGATGAATATCTCCTAATTGACAGAAGCGCATTGTTACCAGAATACAACACAA CTACTTTCTGGGCTGCCAATTACGAAAAGATGCAATACCCACAGGTTGAATTGTTCGGCCTTTCGTACGACTATGGAAGTGTGatgcattattcgagatatGCAGCAGCAGCCAGCTCCAACAAGCCGGTATTCGTAAATAAA AAACCCTGGAACAAAGATTTCGGCAATGAGGTCGGTATGTCAGCAAGTGACATTACAAGGGTCAAGAAGATGTATTGTAACGCTCTGTCTGGATAG
- the LOC129779872 gene encoding astacin-like, translated as MNGWIRLAILTVLLCGIVTARRGRFRVPIRKGHKRGDRHFAIRPHDEVGRRMRHYKRSVNKTFPFEQGMGIYFQGDIMLRPELEENAIRSDNNPNVRWPNGVVPFKITGKFTADEIAIIKKALSNISAQTCIRFVDCQNGQICLPIDNSASGCWSYVGRSDYQQYNNVNLQTPGCMTTGTVTHEILHALGLYHEHIRPDRDEYLLIDRSALLPEYNTTTFWAANYEKMQYPQVELFGLSYDYGSVMHYSRYAAAASSNKPVFVNKKPWNKDFGNEVGMSASDITRVKKMYCNALSG; from the exons ATGAACGGCTGGATTCGTTTGGCAATACTAACCGTGCTGCTCTGCGGCATTGTGACTGCTCGAAGAGGACGGTTCCGGGTTCCAATACGGAAAGGGCATAAGCGTGGAGATCGTCATTTTGCCATTCGGCCTCACGATGAAGTTG GTCGTCGTATGCGCCATTATAAACGAAGCGTGAACAAGACATTCCCGTTCGAGCAAGGCATGGGCATCTATTTCCAAGGCGATATTATGCTGAGACCTGAACTGGAAGAGAATGCCATACGTTCAGACAACAATCCGAACGTAAGATGGCCTAATGGTGTTGTTCCAttcaaaataactggaaagttca CTGCTGATGAGATAGCTATCATCAAGAAAGCTTTGAGTAACATTTCTGCTCAAACATGTATCCGTTTCGTTGATTGCCAAAATGGTCAAATATGTTTACCTATCGATAACAGTGCATCTGGTTGTTGGTCGTATGTTGGAAGGAGTGACTATCAACAATATAACAATGTGAATTTGCAGACTCCCGGTTGTATGACAACTGGTACCGTAACCCATGAAATTTTGCATGCTCTTGGACTTTATCACGAGCATATTCGTCCTGATCGTGATGAATATCTCCTAATTGACAGAAGCGCATTATTACCAGAATACAACACAA CTACTTTCTGGGCTGCCAATTACGAAAAGATGCAATACCCACAGGTTGAATTGTTCGGCCTTTCGTACGACTATGGAAGTGTGatgcattattcgagatatGCAGCAGCAGCCAGCTCCAACAAGCCGGTATTCGTAAATAAA AAACCCTGGAACAAAGATTTCGGCAATGAGGTCGGTATGTCAGCAAGTGACATTACAAGGGTCAAGAAGATGTATTGTAACGCTCTGTCTGGATAG
- the LOC129779391 gene encoding astacin-like encodes MNGWIRLAILTVLLCGIVTARRGRFRVPIRKGHKRGDRHFAIRPHDEVGRRMRHYKRSVNKTFPFEQGMGIYFQGDIMLRPELEENAIRSDNNPNVRWPNGVVPFKITGKFTANEIAIIKKALSNISAQTCIRFVDCQNGQICLPIDNSASGCWSYVGRSDYQQYNNVNLQTPGCMTTGTVTHEILHALGLYHEHIRPDRDEYLLIDRSALLPEYNTTTFWAANYEKMQYPQVELFGLSYDYGSVMHYSRYAAAASSNKPVFVNKKPWNKDFGNEVGMSASDITRVKKMYCNALSG; translated from the exons ATGAACGGCTGGATTCGTTTGGCAATACTAACCGTGCTGCTCTGCGGCATTGTGACTGCTCGAAGAGGACGGTTCCGGGTTCCAATACGGAAAGGGCATAAGCGTGGAGATCGTCATTTTGCCATTCGGCCTCACGATGAAGTTG GTCGTCGTATGCGCCATTATAAACGAAGCGTGAACAAGACATTCCCGTTCGAGCAAGGCATGGGCATCTATTTCCAAGGTGATATTATGCTGAGACCTGAACTGGAAGAGAATGCCATACGTTCAGACAACAATCCGAACGTAAGATGGCCTAATGGTGTTGTTCCAttcaaaataactggaaagttca CTGCTAATGAGATAGCTATCATCAAGAAAGCTTTGAGTAACATTTCTGCTCAAACATGTATCCGTTTCGTTGATTGCCAAAATGGTCAAATATGTTTACCTATCGATAACAGTGCATCTGGTTGTTGGTCGTATGTTGGAAGGAGTGACTATCAACAATATAACAATGTGAATTTGCAGACTCCCGGTTGTATGACAACTGGTACCGTAACCCATGAAATTTTGCATGCTCTTGGACTTTATCACGAGCATATTCGTCCTGATCGTGATGAATATCTCCTAATTGACAGAAGCGCATTGTTACCAGAATACAACACAA CTACTTTCTGGGCTGCCAATTACGAAAAGATGCAATACCCACAGGTTGAATTGTTCGGCCTTTCGTACGACTATGGAAGTGTGatgcattattcgagatatGCAGCAGCAGCCAGCTCCAACAAGCCGGTATTCGTAAATAAA AAACCCTGGAACAAAGATTTCGGCAATGAGGTCGGTATGTCAGCAAGTGACATTACAAGGGTCAAGAAGATGTATTGTAACGCTCTATCTGGATAG
- the LOC129774186 gene encoding uncharacterized protein LOC129774186, producing the protein MHPKDRPLQSILWRASPAEDVATYELNTVTYGTRPAPFLATRTLKQLANAEQDYFPEAAKVIIEDIYMDDIITGGNNPTEVRNLRMQLESLMKSGGFSLRKWASNCPEILTGISEENLAIQNCINLDTKPSVKALGLTWLPDEDVFRFDFKLSTTDDETILTKRRILSIIATLFDPLGIIGATITTAKILMQFLWILRDENEKLLEWDQPVPKTVGEKWRNFYEQLPLLRETKIKRCIIIPGAVSVEVHCFSDASEKAYGGCIYVKSQNLEGNTQVHLLTSKSKVAPLKTQTIPRLELCGALLVAQLFEKVQKAIKVEARSTFWTDSTCTLNWILSAPNNWTTFVANRVAKVQDITEGCAWRYVPGTHNPADLISRGISPSDIVSNKFWWHCPSWLAEGLENWPESTTNINRKDGYTERRRTAAVVAASTEEDFIGYRYLSKFSS; encoded by the coding sequence ATGCATCCCAAGGACCGACCGTTGCAATCGATCCTATGGCGAGCATCACCGGCAGAAGACGTTGCAACATATGAGCTAAACACGGTCACTTATGGAACGAGACCGGCACCATTCCTAGCCACTCGTACGCTAAAGCAATTGGCAAATGCTGAACAGGATTATTTTCCAGAAGCTGCCAAGGTAATCATTGAAGACATCTACATGGATGACATCATCACAGGAGGCAATAATCCAACAGAAGTACGCAACCTGAGAATGCAACTGGAAAGCCTGATGAAAAGTGGTGGATTTTCTCTCAGGAAATGGGCGAGCAATTGCCCAGAAATATTAACAGGAATCTCTGAAGAGAACCTGGCAATACAAAATTGTATTAATTTGGATACAAAACCATCAGTTAAAGCATTAGGACTTACCTGGTTACCTGATGAAGATGTTTTCCGATTCGATTTTAAACTTTCCACGACCGACGATGAAACAATACTTACCAAACGTCGGATTCTTTCAATCATAGCCACTTTGTTTGATCCTCTCGGAATAATAGGAGCCACAATCACAACCGCGAAAATTTTGATGCAATTCCTTTGGATATTGCGTGACGAGAACGAGAAGTTATTGGAATGGGATCAACCGGTACCCAAAACGGTGGGCGAGAAATGGCGAAACTTTTATGAACAACTTCCACTCCTGAGAGagacaaaaattaaacgatgtatAATAATTCCCGGCGCTGTATCGGTGGAGGTCCATTGTTTTTCGGATGCATCAGAGAAAGCGTATGGTGGTTGCATTTATGTAAAAAGTCAAAACCTAGAAGGAAATACGCAAGTTCACCTCCTAACGTCGAAATCTAAGGTTGCCCCGCTGAAAACGCAAACAATTCCGAGGCTCGAGCTGTGTGGGGCACTGCTTGTAGCACAACTATTTGAAAAGGTGCAGAAGGCTATTAAGGTAGAAGCGAGATCTACATTCTGGACAGATTCCACGTGTACCTTGAACTGGATCCTTTCCGCTCCGAATAACTGGACTACCTTCGTCGCAAACAGGGTGGCCAAGGTCCAAGACATAACAGAGGGTTGTGCATGGCGGTATGTTCCGGGTACACACAATCCTGCCGATCTCATATCCAGAGGCATCTCTCCGAGCGATATTGTATCCAATAAATTTTGGTGGCATTGTCCCAGTTGGCTTGCAGAGGGTCTCGAGAATTGGCCAGAATCCACGACTAACATAAACCGGAAGGATGGCTACACAGAACGTCGGCGTACAGCTGCTGTTGTTGCAGCTTCCACAGAAGAAGATTTCATCGGCTATCGGTATCTGTCGAAATTTTCCTCCTAA
- the LOC129774187 gene encoding uncharacterized protein LOC129774187, whose product MPPASSSTAKKAPSLKQLVTKLKEIQATFNDIWIFVETFKEETSASQVNVRLEKLDDLWERFGETLVDVKSHEGDSYQKERQEFSERYYFAKSFLMDKAKDRQEPGFLDQSVRGHDASMLGTLDHVRLPQIKLQTFNGNIEEWYSFRDLFISLIHLNADLLEVEKFHYLKGCLQGEAKALIDALQITKANYQIAWDMLLKRYNNSKQLKKLQVKSLFKLPTLTRESTSDLQGLLEGFQRIVQTLDQVVQPGDYKELLLVNILTSRLDSTTRRGWEEYSSTKEQDTLQDLTDFLQRRVRILESLPSKPVDKFAHQIPPAAKQKPSVQRTSYSAVQTFSGCVTCEGHHPLYQCSTFQRMSVAERDTLLRKRSLCRNCFRHGHKAKECQSKYSCRHCKARHHSLVCFKTQREVNPKPTSTAIPCASTSGGKEPSTSQMANVAATDSSISNTAQRCSSQVLLATAIVIVEGNEGVRFPARALLDSGSESNFITEKLSQRLRVHRDRVDISVLGIGSLASNAKQRMRAKVRSRLSNFSRRMSFLVLPKVTVNIPTATVYTTGWKIPQGIELADPSFLISQPVDIILGIEFFFDFFHGGRKIALGDHLPALNDSVFGWVVCGGATAIGQPLHINCNASTSDNLESLMKQFWSCEEVGSTSNYSPEEARCEEIFTDTVQRDTNGRYTVCLPKHEGIVDQLGDSKEIALRRLQATERRLARDVELEDQYISFLTEYCRLGHMQKITDDGEVKRCYLQHHPVVKESSSTTKVRVVFDASCKTSTNISLNDALMTGPTIQEEL is encoded by the coding sequence ATGCCGCCTGCATCCAGTTCCACGGCAAAGAAGGCGCCATCATTGAAGCAATTGGTTACCAAACTGAAAGAAATCCAAGCAACGTTCAACGATATTTGGATATTTGTTGAGACGTTCAAAGAAGAGACATCCGCCAGCCAAGTGAACGTGCGCCTAGAGAAGCTTGATGATCTTTGGGAGAGATTTGGAGAGACATTGGTTGATGTCAAATCACATGAAGGAGATTCTTATCAGAAAGAACGACAGGAGTTTAGTGAGCGTTATTACTTTGCTAAATCCTTCCTGATGGATAAGGCTAAAGATAGACAGGAGCCAGGTTTTCTAGATCAGTCCGTTCGTGGCCACGATGCATCTATGTTGGGAACGCTAGATCACGTGCGCCTTCCGCAAATTAAATTGCAAACGTTCAATGGGAACATCGAGGAATGGTACAGCTTTCGAGATCTTTTCATTTCTCTTATACACCTCAATGCGGATCTTCTGGAGGTGGAAAAATTCCATTACTTGAAGGGTTGTCTTCAAGGAGAAGCAAAAGCTCTGATAGATGCCTTGCAAATCACGAAGGCTAACTATCAAATTGCTTGGGATATGTTATTAAAGAGGTACAACAACAGCAAGCAATTGAAGAAGCTTCAAGTAAAATCGCTCTTCAAGTTGCCCACACTCACCAGAGAATCTACTTCTGATTTGCAAGGTTTGCTAGAAGGTTTCCAGAGAATCGTACAAACATTGGACCAGGTTGTACAGCCCGGCGATTATAAAGAACTGTTGCTAGTGAACATTCTCACTTCTCGTCTCGATTCAACCACTCGAAGAGGATGGGAAGAATATTCGTCCACGAAAGAGCAAGACACCCTGCAGGACCTGACAGACTTTCTACAGCGACGTGTTCGTATCCTGGAGTCTCTACCGTCGAAGCCAGTAGATAAATTTGCGCATCAAATTCCACCCGCTGCCAAGCAGAAGCCATCCGTTCAGAGGACATCCTATAGCGCAGTACAAACCTTCAGTGGCTGTGTGACGTGTGAGGGCCATCATCCACTATACCAATGTAGTACTTTCCAACGGATGTCAGTCGCAGAGAGAGATACGTTACTTCGCAAGCGTTCTCTTTGCCGGAATTGTTTCAGACATGGCCACAAAGCAAAGGAATGTCAATCCAAATATTCATGTCGACATTGCAAAGCGCGTCATCACTCCTTGGTATGCTTCAAAACGCAAAGAGAAGTAAATCCAAAACCAACATCAACAGCCATACCATGCGCTTCCACTTCCGGCGGTAAGGAACCTTCCACCTCACAAATGGCTAACGTGGCAGCCACGGATTCATCCATTTCAAATACTGCCCAAAGATGTTCATCACAGGTTCTACTAGCAACAGCAATCGTTATCGTTGAAGGTAATGAAGGTGTACGATTCCCAGCTCGAGCGCTTCTCGACTCCGGATCAGAAAGTAACTTTATTACTGAGAAATTAAGTCAGCGGCTGAGGGTACACCGAGACAGGGTAGACATTTCGGTGTTAGGAATTGGATCCCTAGCTTCAAATGCGAAGCAAAGAATGAGGGCGAAGGTCAGGTCGCGTTTATCAAATTTTTCACGCAGAATGAGCTTTTTGGTGCTCCCCAAGGTCACTGTTAACATTCCAACTGCAACAGTGTACACTACTGGATGGAAAATACCACAAGGAATAGAATTGGCCGATCCTTCCTTCCTAATATCCCAACCTGTTGATATCATACTCGGTATCGAATTCTTCTTCGACTTCTTCCATGGGGGAAGAAAGATAGCATTGGGTGATCACTTACCTGCCCTGAATGATTCAGTTTTCGGATGGGTGGTGTGTGGCGGTGCAACAGCTATTGGCCAGCCACTACACATAAATTGCAATGCATCGACTTCAGATAATTTAGAATCGCTTATGAAACAATTTTGGTCCTGTGAGGAAGTTGGTTCGACGTCAAACTATTCGCCAGAAGAGGCACGATGCGAGGAAATATTCACTGATACGGTTCAGCGTGACACCAACGGTCGTTATACCGTATGTTTACCCAAGCACGAAGGCATTGTGGATCAATTGGGAGATTCAAAGGAAATAGCGCTTCGCCGTCTTCAGGCAACGGAACGGCGATTGGCACGAGATGTTGAATTGGAAGATCAATACATTTCTTTTCTAACGGAATATTGTCGCTTAGGTCATATGCAAAAAATAACTGATGACGGAGAAGTTAAACGTTGCTATCTACAGCATCATCCGGTGGTCAAGGAGTCGAGTAGCACCACTAAAGTACGCGTGGTCTTCGATGCTTCTTGCAAAACTTCTACGAATATTTCTCTCAatgatgcattgatgacagGACCAACCATTCAAGAGGAACTCTGA